Part of the Flavobacterium alkalisoli genome is shown below.
GGTCGCAGTTTAACCTTACTTTAAAAGCTACTGTCGACAGTACTTCTGCCGTTGGTTTCCCCGAAGGAAAAACCTTTGGTCAACTGGAAGTGCTGGAATCCTATCCGACAGATACCATAAAAAAAGGGGCACTGTATGAACTAATAAAAAAATACGGACTTACACAGTTCGATTCCGGTCGTTATGTAGTACCGGGACTTCCGGTTATTATAGACGGCGAACCTTTTCAAAGTGATTCACTTGCCATAGAGGTAACCAATGTAAAGGTGGATACCCTGAAGCAAAAAATGTATGACATTAAGGATGTTGCAACTGCCGATTCTAAAATGAGTTGGCTTTGGTTGTATATCTTATTAGGGTTAGCGGCAATAGGTGCTGCAGGCTTTTTTGCATACAGGTATTTTAAGAACAGGAAAGTAGAACCTAAACAGGCACCGATTGTATTTAAATCACCTATAGAAAAAGCAACCATTCAGCTTAGAAACCTTGAAAGCAAAGAGCTTTTACAAAAAGGAGCCATAAAGGATTACTATAGCGAACTTACCGATATTGCCCGTACTTATATTGAGGAAGCTATTCATGTACCTGCAATGGAAAGTACTACAAGCGAACTTATAGAAGCCATGAGGCAGGCAGTAATGCGTAAAAGAATGTCGCTTAGCCGTGAAACTTTTGAAGAACTGGAAAGGGTGCTTCGCACTGCCGATATGGTGAAGTTTGCAAAATCCAAACCACTGGAGTTTGAAGTGGCTGAAGACCGAAACAGGATAGAAAAAACCATTGTGGTTATAGATAAGTCAATACCTGAAGAAAAAGAGGAGGACGAAGAGCACACGCTTGCCTGGCTTGAAAAACAGCGTCAAAAGAAAGCCAAAAGAAAGAGAAATATCATTATTGGAGGTTCTGTTGGTTTAGTGGTGGCGCTTATCGTTGGCTTCCTTGTGTTTAAGGGAATGAGTTTTATCAAGGATAACTTTTCTCCAACCAATGAGCTCTTAGAAGGGCAATGGGTAAAAAGTGAATATGGTAACCCGGGTGTGATAATAGAAACACCAAAAGTACTTAAAAGACAGAACACCGAAAAAATGGTGCCTAAAGATGCTGCTGCCATCGTTAAGGATATGGAAATATTCAGCTACGGTATAATGTTCAGCAACTTTAATGTTATGGTCTCTACGGTAAGCTACAAACAGCAGGTAGACATAAAGCTTGATATGCTTTTTAATGATACTGCCAAGCAGTGGGAGGCTATGAAGGCAAAGGATATATTGGTTAAACAGGAAAGTTTCAGCACTGCTGACGGAGCCGAAGGCCTAAGGGCTTTTGGAAGCATGATAATGCCAAACCCGTTGAGCGATGATGGAGTTAAGTATGATTATGAAATACTTTATTTCAAGCAGGCTAACGGAGTACAACAGGTAACCATGGTGTATCCTACAACCGATGAATATGCGCCAAAAATTGTGGACAGGATTAAAAACTCAGTCGAATTTAGAAAACGTACTCAACAATGATGAAAGACGTAACATTTTTACATCCGGCATTCTTTTGGCTGTTCACATTACTGCCTCTGGCAATAGGCTGGTATATATGGAAAAGAAGACAACAAACGGCAACGTTAAAAATAAGTTCGTTAAACGGGTTTAAGGTTAAGCCGTCACTATTGGCAAAATTAAAACCGGTACTGTTTGCATTCCGGTTACTGGCATTGAGCGCCATGATAGTGGCACTGGCAAGGCCCAGAAGTGTGGATGTTGACAGCAAGACAAAAACCACTCGTGGTATAGATATCGTTATGGCGATAGACGTATCAGGAAGTATGCTTGCAAAAGACCTGAAACCCAACAGGCTTGAGGCACTTAAAACTGTAGCCGAAAAGTTTGTTGACGAAAGGCCCAATGACCGTATAGGTATAGTGGTATATGCTGCCGAAAGTTATACTAAAACCCCTGTTACCAGCGATAAGGAACTGGTTAAAAATGCAATTAAATCGGTTAATTATGACGATTCTGTATTGCAGGACGGTACAGGTATAGGTGTAGGGCTTGCCACGGCTGTAAACAGGCTTAAGGAAAGTAAGGCAAAAAGCCGCGTAATAATTCTGCTTACAGATGGTGTAAACAACTCCGGATTTATAGACCCGAGGATGGCTGCCGATATTGCTAAAGAATACGGAATTAAGGTGTACACCATTGGGTTAGGTACTAACGGCATGGCACAAATGCCTTATGCAAGGAGGGCAAACGGTGAGTGGGTTTATCAAACCATGAAAGTGGAAATTGATGAGGCACTTATGAAAGAGATTGCCAAGAAAACAGACGGACAGTATTTCAGGGCAAATTCCAACAGTAAGCTGGAATCTATTTACCAGGAAATAAACAAGCTTGAAACAACCGAGATAAAAGAGCTTAAGTATTATAACTATACCGAGAAATACAGGCCATACCTTTGGTTTGCTTTCGGGCTGTTATTAGTTGAGGTTGTGATTAGAAAAACGGTTTACAGAAGTTTTATTTAATATGTACGAATTAGACGAGTCAAAATATTTGTATTTGTTTGCGGTACTGCCGGTTTTATTACTGCTGTTCCTGTTTAACCTATACTGGAAAAGAAAAAAACAGCGTGAGTTTGGTGATGATGAACTCGTAAAAAAACTTACGCCCGAAAAATCGGTTTTTAAACCTGTTTTTAAGTTTGTAATATTGCTGTTGGCTTTATCGGGTGTTATTATTGCACTGGTAAACCCTAAAATAGGCACTAAGACCGAAACGGTAAAACGTGAAGGTATTGATATTGTTTTTGCGATAGACGTTTCTAAAAGTATGCTTGCCGAAGACGTAGCTCCTAACAGGCTGGAAAAGGCAAAGCAGATTGTATCGCAAATCATTAATCAGCTGGGAACGGACAGGATTGGTATTATAGGTTATGCGGGTAGTGCTTATCCGGTGTTGCCTATAACGTCTGATTACAGCGTGGCAAAAATGTTCCTTCAGAACATGAATACCGATATGGTATCTTCTCAGGGTACAGCATTAAGCGATGCTATACAGTTGGCAACTACGTATTATGATGATCCGCAAACCAGTAAACTGCTTATTTTGGTAAGCGACGGTGAAGATCATGGTGAAGGCTCTATGGAAGCCGCAGAAAATGCTAAAGAAAAAGGCATTAAGATAATAACCATAGGTGTAGGTACAGAAAAAGGAAGTACTATTCCCATTAAGCGAAACGGTATAACCGAAAGCTATAAACGTGACAGGGAGGGTGAGGTAGTAATTACCAAAATGTATCCGGATGCACTTAAAACTATTGCCGATCAAACAAAAGGCGGTTATGTGTACGGAGGGAACACAAGGGAAGTATCAGAATACGTGAAAAAGGC
Proteins encoded:
- a CDS encoding vWA domain-containing protein, translated to MKDVTFLHPAFFWLFTLLPLAIGWYIWKRRQQTATLKISSLNGFKVKPSLLAKLKPVLFAFRLLALSAMIVALARPRSVDVDSKTKTTRGIDIVMAIDVSGSMLAKDLKPNRLEALKTVAEKFVDERPNDRIGIVVYAAESYTKTPVTSDKELVKNAIKSVNYDDSVLQDGTGIGVGLATAVNRLKESKAKSRVIILLTDGVNNSGFIDPRMAADIAKEYGIKVYTIGLGTNGMAQMPYARRANGEWVYQTMKVEIDEALMKEIAKKTDGQYFRANSNSKLESIYQEINKLETTEIKELKYYNYTEKYRPYLWFAFGLLLVEVVIRKTVYRSFI
- a CDS encoding VWA domain-containing protein; the protein is MYELDESKYLYLFAVLPVLLLLFLFNLYWKRKKQREFGDDELVKKLTPEKSVFKPVFKFVILLLALSGVIIALVNPKIGTKTETVKREGIDIVFAIDVSKSMLAEDVAPNRLEKAKQIVSQIINQLGTDRIGIIGYAGSAYPVLPITSDYSVAKMFLQNMNTDMVSSQGTALSDAIQLATTYYDDPQTSKLLILVSDGEDHGEGSMEAAENAKEKGIKIITIGVGTEKGSTIPIKRNGITESYKRDREGEVVITKMYPDALKTIADQTKGGYVYGGNTREVSEYVKKALDNIEKTEFEAKEIATYDSQYQWFLGAAFLLLFLDVFLLDRKTAWIRKLNLFNEKE